The region TAATCGCAACAATTGCTTTTTGGCCGCGCCGCGCCGCCAATCCCGAGTCGTTCGCGCCGCCTTGCGAAACCGAGCATGAGGTTTTTGTGATCCGCGGCGATTCGCTGGCGCCGGAATTCGCCGATGGCCAAGAGGTGAAGTTGTTGCCCCGGTATTATGATTGCCATTCGTTGTCGGCGGGCGACGCGGTGGCCTATCGCTGGGCGGGAAACAAAGACGCGCCGCTGGCCAAGATCGTGAAAGCCGTTGCCGGCGACCGCTGGCGAATGGAATTGATGCCGGAGCAAAATACCTACCAAATTGAGGTTAATGATCAATGGTTGAAAAATTCCGAAGGCGCGCCTTACCAAATTCCCGGGAAAAAGGCAAAAATGCTCTTGCTCTATGCCAATTCCTATCCGCGAATTCCCGAAGGCGCTTGCCTGATCTTGGGCAATGTTTTGGAGGGCTCCGACGATTCGGTGAAATTCGGCCTGGCGGCGCAAGAAAACATTGTCGGGAAAATCAAGCCGTTCTAAAATTTTAATCCGCGCCTTTAAAACAAAAAACAGAAAACATCGCGCTCGGCGCGGTGTTTTTGATTGCGCGGGGAAAGTAAAGTAATTGATAAATCGCGAGCGGTTGGTATAATCAAGTTATGGAGGAAAATAAAAAACAAAATTATATTTCTTTGGCCGGCGCGGCGAAATTATGTTCATATTCGGAACCCTATTTGCGGTTGCGCGCGCGGCAGGGAAAATTAAAATCCATCAAACTGGGCAAAAAATGGATGACCACGGCCGCGTGGCTTGATGATTATCAGGCGCGCGCGCAGGAATGGCGCGAAGCGGCGGAAGCCAAAAGGGCGAACGCGCCGGCCGCGGTTTTCGTGGCCGCGCCTTCGGAGCTGTCGGCGAATGTTGATTGCTCCGTTGCCGGCTTATCCGCCGAAGCATTGGCGAATGAGGAAATCGAACCTGTTTCTTCCGGGCGATTTCTTGAAGACGCAAAATCTTTGGAGCATATTTCCGACGGGGGGCAATTTTTGCCTTCGCGGAATTTTGTCGATACAAGCCGTGATCAAGCCGGCAAACCGGCCGCGGTTTTTTGCGCGGATGCCGGATCGCTTTTGCCGCCGCCGATTCCCAAAAGGCTCCGGGCAATACCGACATCGGGCCAAATTTATCCGCTTCCAAAACCCGAGCAAACGCGAATTGCCGAAATTTCGGATTATGGCTGGTTGGGAGCGTTGATTTCCGGCGCGGCCAGCGCGTTGTTGCTTTTTGCGCTTTTGAGCCAGTCCGGCGTTCCGAATATTATAAATTCCAATTTTGAAGCGGGCCAAGCCAGCGTTAGCCGATCGGTTTTCCCGGATTTCGGACAGAATGCCCCGCCGCCAAAAAATTTTGAGAATGTTTTTCCCGCCGCGCCGGAAAACTTTTCCGCGGGCGATCCGCTTGACGAATTGGTGGAGGCTATCGTGCGTTTTTTCTCCGGTTTTTAATTTTTTTATACCCCGTCAGCTTGCCGCGGAGTTAATACTCCGATGCAAGCCAGCAACCAAATGGCGCAATTTTCTTTTCAATCAAAATCAATCGACGGCAAAGAACAGAAAGGGGTTCGCGAGGCGGAAAGCGAAATTGAACTGGCGCACAGCCTCCGGCGGGAGGGTTTTATTTTAATCCGCGCGACGCCGGCGTCCGCCGCCCGCAAATTTCGCATCCCGACGCTTTCCTTTGGGGTAAGCCTCAAGGATAAAATGTTTTTTTGCAAAAATTTGCAAGTGATGGCTTCCGCCGGGCTTTCTTTGCCGCGCGCGGTTGGAATTTTGGCCGACCAGAGCGGCAATTCCGTTTTTCGCCGGACGCTTAATTCGGTCAAAGACGATATGATCCGCGGCGAAGCGTTTTCCGCGGCGATGGAAAAACATCCGAATGTTTTTTCGGATTTTTTGCGCAGTATGGTTAAAGTGGGCGAAGAGACCGGAACGCTGGAAAATGTTTTGGGAATCGCGGTTAACCAGATGGAAAAAGAATATTCGTTAAAATCAAAAGTAAAAGGCGCTTTGGTTTATCCAACTGTCATTCTGACCGCGATGGTTGGTATTGGTATGCTGATGCTGGCCACGGTCGTGCCCCAACTGGCGGCGACTTTCGCGGAGTTGAAAACCGAGCTTCCCATAACGACCAAGTTCGTGATTGCCGCGGGAATGTTCATGGAAAAATACTGGTGGATCGTGGCGGCCGTTTTCGCGGCGCTGGTCGCGGTTGCCGCGCGGCTGATAAAAACAAAACCGGGCAAGAAATTGTATGACGGCGTCGCGCTAAAATTTCCGGCGATAAATGTTATCGTGCGCAATGTCAATTCGGCGTATACTTTGCGCAATTTGAGCGCGCTGATCGGCGCGGGGGTTTCTTTGCCGCGCGCTTTGGAAATCACTTCGGGCACGGTGGGCAATGTCAATTACCAAAACGCGCTTTTGGGCATTGAAGAACGAGTCAAAAAGGGCGAAAAATTTTCCGCGGCCATCAAAATGTTTGACAATCTTTATCCGGCGACCGCGATCCAAATGATCGCCGTGGGCGAGGAGACCGGCGAAACCAGCAACATTTTGTTGAAGTTGGCGGAATTTTACGAAAATGAAGTTGACGAAGAAACAAAAAATTTCGCTTCGATCATCGAACCGATGCTGATGATCGTGATCGGCGCGGTGGTGGGATTTTTCGCGATATCAATGGTCCAACCGATGTACTCGATGATGGACTCGGTTTAAATAGATTTAAATTAACAAATGATTGGCCGAAATTCATTATTATTGGATAAAGCAAAACATTTAAGAGCAGGCAAGAATGGCTTTACTTTGATTGAGGCTCTGGTGGGAGTCGCGCTTTTGGGAATTGTTTTTTCCGGGATTTTCGCGTCTTACCGTTTGGGGATGAAGGTGGTTGGGTTGAGCAAAAATCGGATTGCCGCAACTTCGATCGCTAATGCCCGGATCGAAATGATCCGCAATCTTAATTATGGTTCCGTGGGCGTAGAAAACGCGGAATTGCCGTTTGCGGCGGGAATATTGCAACAAGCTTATTCGCAGACAATCGACAATGTCGAATTTATGATTTCAACGCAAGTGCGTTTTATATCTGACGCCGCCGACGGAACGGGCGTTTCCGATCCATGCAACCTTGATTTTAAAAAAGCCGATGTAACGGTTTCGTGGCAAGGCGTTTATCCGGGCAGCGTTAATTTATCGACCAATCTCTCTCCGAAAAACAAGGCGCAGGAAGCGCAATCGTGCCTTGATCAGCCCGGCGGCGTTCTGACGGTAACGGTTTTTGACGAGGGCGGAATTTTGGTGCCGTCGCCCAACATCTCGGTTTACAATCCGGTAACCAATAATTTGGTTGCCATCGCGGCGCCGGCTTCCGGGGAATATTCTTTTCCTTTGGCGATAGGCAATTACCGGGTGGAAACTTCAAAGACCGCTTACAGCGCCGCCCGGACATACAGCGCCGGCGGCGATGACGGAGTCGCGGTTCCCGACAGTCCCAATCCGACGGTTTTGGAAGGCGGTGAAGTGCCGTTGAGCCTTTCGATTGACCAAGTCGCGGCGATCTCTGTTGACGGCATTGCTCCCGACGGTCAAGATAATTTCGCGGACAGTTTTGACGATGCGGCATTAATATCGGCGTCGGATAACATCCAATTTTTGTCCGGAGATATTTTGTTTTCCGGCCCGCCATATTCGGCGAACGGATACGCGATTTCCAACGCGATCAATCCGGTCGATTTAACGGTTTGGGATGAATTAAGGTTTGACGATGATCGTCCGGCCGGGACAGGAATTCTCTATCAAGTTTTACATTACGACGGTTCCGATTGGGTTTTGGTTCCCGATTCGGATTTGAGCGGAAACAGCGCCGGGTTCGGCAATTCTCCGGTAAATCTGGCAGGGTTGGATAAGGGTAATTATCCGCAAATTAAAATTAAAAGCAATCTAACGAGCGGCGATCCTGACTTCACTCCGCGGATGCATAATTGGCAGGTTGTTTGGACGACGGCATCCGGCCCGGCGGTTCCGGGCGCGTTATTCCATATGAGAGGGGCAAAAACTATTGGAGAAGACGCCTTGGGGCAAAAGATTTACAAGTATTCGCAGGATCATGTTCTGGATGCCGCCGGCCATTTGGACATCTTTGGTATTGACGCCGATGATTATACTTTTTCGGTTGACCCGGTATCCGGGTTGAGTTTGATCGCGACCGATCCGGCGGTATTGCCGATTGGCGCTCCGGCCGGCGGCGCGGTTGCGGTGAAATTATTTTTGCGGCCGCAAAACGCGCTTTTGGCAACGGTTCAGAACAGCGCGACTCTCGATCCGATATTTTCCGCGGAAGTAAGGTTGTCGAATTCCGGAATCGGATACGATAAAATCCAATATACCGATCAAAACGGCCAAACATATTTCGCTCCGCTGGCCAATGGAGTTTATAATATTTCCGTTGGCGCGGCCGGTTACGCCGGAGCTTCAAGCACGGTTTCGGTGGCGGGGCTAAGCGATTTAACGGTTGATGTCAATCAGAATGAATAACACAAAAACGAGCGGCATAATTTCCAATTTCTTTCGCCGGGCGAGATCCTGCGCCGCGGGACGATTTTTGCGCCAAAGGCGCATCCGTTTCCGGCGGGCAATTTCCAACGGAAGAGGCGGTTTCACGATTATTGAAATGCTCGCGGCAATCGCGGTTTTCGGGTTGCTGATGGCCGCGATCGGGACGGCGATTATAATGATTTACCGAACGCAGGGATATGCCATGGAACAATCAATGGCAATCAGCGAAGCCCGCCGCGGCGTGGACATAATGGCCAAAGAAGTGAGGCAGGCTCGTTACGGAGAAAACGGCGCTTATCCGATTGAAAAAGGCGCGGGCAAGGAATTCATTTTTTACAGCGATGTTGACAATGACGGTCAAACCGAGCGAGTGCGCTATTATTTGGCGACCGTGAATTCCGGTTCTCAAACCAAAGAATGCCATTCTCATTCGCAATCCGGTTGGCCTTATTGGCAGTCCCCTGCGTGCAGTGTTGATTTCAGCGGTTTTCTGGCCGGGACTTTGAAATCGGCGCAAGTGAGAGTGTCCACCGAGGGATATTATGGTACGCCGAGCCGTTATGCCGCGCTTCGCGCCGATGGCGTGGAATTGATGAACAATATGTGCCAGAGCGGTTGTTCCGAATGCATCGAGGCTTGGCAGGGAACGCAGACTTTTGATGTGACCGCGGCGGCCGCGGATAATTCAATTCAATTCAATATAACCGGCAACGATAAATTGAAAGCGGTTTGCGATTGGATCGATCCCGATCACTCAATCAAGGCGAAATTCGAATTTTTCTTCACCGAAGAAATTCCGAGCGTCGGCAATGAATTGCGCCGGGGAGTAATCGAGCCTTCGGGCAGTCCGTCATCGTATCCGGCCAATCAAGAGCAATCAACCATTATAACTTCGTATGTTCGCAATACGCCGCCGATATTCACTTATTACGATAAAAACGGCGCGCAGATTATCGACGATCCGTCGATCCTTCATGACACCAAAATGGTGCGGCTTCATATGGTGGTTAACATCAATCCCAATCGCGCGCCGGATGACTACGAATTGGAGCAATATGTGCAAATAAGAAACCTTAAAGAAGAATGAGAAAAATTAAAAATATAAATATCAAAATGGAAAATGATAATTTTGGCCGGAAAGGAATTATCATTACTTATGTGCTGGTTTTCGGCGCGGTGTTTTTGCTGATGCTGGCCGGGCTTTTCGGATACATATTGTTGCAACTGCGCCAGTCTTTGCAGCGCGTCGCGTCAAGCGAAGCGCTGAATATCGCCGAGGCGGGAATAGATTATTACCGCTGGTGCGCCAATAATGAAGTGCAGGACGGCTGTATCGGAGAAAAAGATTATTATGACGGCAACGGCGTTTTGGCCGGGAAGTTTTTGATTGTCGCCAGTTCGACTTTGTCGTGCGGCAAAACAACCCAGCTGCAGATCACATCCAGCGGTTGGACCGAGCAATTCCCCGGCGTTAAAAGGAGTGTGCGGATAATTTATGGCCGCGAATCAGTGGCCAAATATTCTTATATTTTGAACAGCAGCGTGTGGATCGGCGGCGATCACGAAATAAACGGGCCCTATCATTCCAACGGCGGGATAAGGATGGACGGGCAGAACAAGTCGCTGATGACCAGCGCGGCTTTGCTTGTTCTCAACGGTACCACTACCGCGGAATGGATTTGCGATGGAACTTATGGCTGCGGTTCAACCGCTTGCTCGGCTTGGAATACCGATGATTGTTGCCCGGTTTCGCGCGGCTGTCGGATATCAAGCGGCAAATGCATTTGTCCGGGGATTTTTACCACGACCGCGAATTCAACGCCAAGCTTGTTTAAATTTCCGGTACCGCCGTTTCCTTTTGACGCGATCACGATGGATTTGGGCGACATTAAAAAAGCGGCTAAAACCGGCGGCGGAATTTATTTCTCGCCTTCGGTCAAAGAAGTTCCCGGGAGCAAGGGATATCATTTGGTGTTTTTGAGCAACGGCACGGTGCGGGTGTCCACGGTGAGGTCGCTTCATCCGGTTGACGGGTACAATAACGAAGAAGGCTGGCACCAGGATCGTTTTATTATCAGCAATGAAGATATTTACACCAAGGATTACGCCGACGGTGTTTACCCGATTCCCGCCGATTGTTCCGTGGTCTATGTGGAAGATAATTTGTGGGTTGAAGGAACGGTTAGGGGAAAAGTGGTGGTGGCCTCCGCCCATCTTAAAGATACCGGCGACACGGACCCCGATATCGACACGGATGTTATTTTCCCGGGTAATATAACTTATTCGAGTTATGGGGGTTCCGACGGGATGGCCGTGATCGCCGAAAATAACGCGCTGATAAGTCCAGCATCTCCCGAGAATATGGATTTGCACGCGATCATCGTGGCGCAAAAGGGAAGGTTTGGAAGAAACCATTATACCAACCGGGATTACCGCGACCGCGGCACTTTGAGCATTTACGGATCGGTTATCAGCAAGGGCCGAGTTGGAACGCAATGGGTGGATTCCGACAGCGGCCAGATGCTTTCCGGTTATTCCCGGCGCTACACTTATTTTGACCAGAACCAAGTTTATAATCCGCCGCCGTTCGTGGCAAGCATGAGTTCGGATTACAAGATTGTAAGCTGGCGGGAAATCGACTAAAATAAATGTAAAATTGAGAAATCAAAATGGAAAATGACAATGCAAAATTAAAGGTGTTGAGATTCCGACATTTTAACATTTTCAATTGTCATTTTAATCTTTGATATTTACATTTTCAATTTTGGTTATGATATGGTTGAATTCTTAAGTTTGTCAAAAGAAGCTTTCGGCTTGGAAATAACCGATACCGCCGTCAGAGTGATGAAGCTTGCTCGCCGGAAAGGAAAGCTGGCGGCGGTTTCGCTGGGATTGGCGGCATTGGAAAAAGGGATAATAAAAGAGGGCGTTATCCAGGACGGAGAAAAGCTGGCCGCCGCGATAAAAGCGGCGTTGGCCGGCGCGGCCGGAGAAAAAATCCGGACCCGCTATGTTGTCGTTTCCCTGCCGGAGAGCAAGGCTTTTTTGCAGGTGATTACGATGCCGAAATTGAAAGGCAACGATTTGCGCGCCGCGGTTGTTTTTGAGGCCGAAAATTACATTCCTTTGCCGCTGGAAAAGGTCTACCTTGATTTTGAGATTGTGCCGCCGGTTTTGGAAAGGCCGGATTGCTGCGAGGTTTTGATCGCGGCGATTCCCCGGGAGATAATCGATTCCCGCGTTTGCGCCATTGGCAAAGCGGGATTGATCCCGATCGTTATGGAGCTTGAATCGCAGGCGCTGGCGCGGATATTGTCCAAAGAAAAGGAGATGAAATCTCCCACGGTGATTATCCAGATTGGCGATGCCAAGACGATTTTGGCGGTCTACTCCGAAAATTCGATCAGATTTTCTTTCACCATACCGATTTCAAACCGTTATTTCATTGAAACGATAATGGATAGCGTCCAAGCGGACGCCGTTTGGGCCGAGCGTTTGAAAGTCGAATGCGGAATTGAAGAATTCGCGCGCCCGGACGGCGCGAAAAATTCCGAGGCCGAACCGGCCGGAGAGAAAAGAAAAATTTTTGAGGCGCTGGTTCCGGGATTGGTTGATTTTGTCCAGCAGATACAAAAATGCATTCGATATTATCAAACTCACGAAGATGCCGGTACCGGGTCGTGGAAAAAAAATTTTGACAAAGTTTTAATTTGCGGCAGCGGTTCGAACTTGAAAGGATTGGATGAATTTCTCGCGTTAAAACTTAACGCGCCGGTCTGGCGGGCGCAACTGCCGCTTGATTTTGATCGAGCCGGATTGAAAATTACGGATCAGTTTGCCGAGAATGAATTCGGATTCGCGGTCGCCGCCGGGCTGGCGTTGCGCGCGCTGGATCAAGCCGGCGGAGAAACGAAAACTATGCCGAAAAATAAAATACCGGCGCCCGAAAAAAATCTGCGCGGCCGGGTGCGCGTGAAATCAAAATAATTTTCGCCGTTAAACCGATGATTAATTTATTGCCCCAATACTGGCAAAACAAATTGCGCCAAGAAGAAATGTCCAAGATTGCCGCGATCCTCGGCATTGTGGCCGTATTCTCGCTGGTTTTGTTTATTTTTATGTTGGCGCTGGTGCGGGTTTTTTATTACGCCCAGCTTGAATCCGGACTGGTGGTTTTGGCGGAGAAGGAACGGCAAATGGCGATTTTTAATGTTGAAGAGATTGAAAAGCAAGCCGTTGACCGCGGCAATCTGGCTTCCAAGATCGCCGATTTTTACGCAAAGCAGATTAAGGTTACGGAAGTTTTCACCAAGGTGGCCGCGACCTTGCCGCCGGGAGTGGTTTTGTCAAAGTTTGGCTATGTATCGCCGAGCGTTTATTTGGAGGGGTATTCTCCCGACCGCGCCGCGCTGGTGATTTTCAAAGAAAATTTGGAAAAGCAAGCCGATTTTAAGAAAATGGTTTTCCCTCCCGAAAACTGGCTTACGGCGCGGGATATCAAGTTTGGCGTTAATTTTGAATATGCAAAACCTTAAAAACAAACCATTGATTGTTGCGGCGGTGTTCGCGGCAATCGTGTTGGCGCTGGTTTTTCTCGTTGCCGCGCCGTTGATCGCAAATATCAATAATGCCGGTTTGCGGATTGCCCAACAGCAAGTCAAGATTGACGACTATGACCGGCGCCTTTCGGATGTTCGCGAATTTATCGCGTTTAAAAAAGACGAAAAAATTAATTTTGAAAGAATGGAGAAAGTTTTTGTTGACAGCCGGATGCCGCTTGATTTCATAAATTTTCTGGAAGCCGCGGCCCAAGACTGCGGCGTTGGCATTAAATTTTCATCGTCAATGCCGCGGCAAGCCGTTAAGGGGGAATGGCCTTCGATTTCGATTGAAGCGGATATTTCGGGAAACATTTCCAATATCTTTCAATTTGTCGAAAAGATCGAGAACAGTCCCTATTTGCTGGCGGCGCAGAATTTCGAGATTAGCTCCAATTTGCCGGATGCCGCCGCGCCGGAATTATCCGCGAGCGGCGGCGGCAAGGCGCATATTTTATTGAAAGCTTATGCGGAATAACGATCAAAACAAATTCCAATCGGCGGTAGGGGCGTTTTTTAAAAAAATCGCGCTCAAGCCGTTTTTGGCGTTTTTCTTTTTGGCGGTGGTCGGCGCGGCGTTTTCAGCGTTGATTTTTTTAAATGTTCAGCGTTTGGCGACGGACATTGAAACAACGGCGATGGCGGATAAATCGTTTGGCGCGGTTAAAGCGAAGAAATTTCGCGATGTTTTTCTGGCGCTGGATCGGCGAAATGAGAGTATTGGCCAAACGCCCGCTTCGACCTATCCGGATGTATTTTTGCGCCCGGCCGGATTGACCGATTCCGAAAATTAAGCAATAATCCTTTTGCCGGCGTTTGTTTGCTGTTTATGGTTAGCCGGCGCGTTTTGCGTTTCCCTGTTTTTTTATTAATAAAACGCCCCTATAGCTTAATGGATAAAGCTACTGCCTTCTAAGCCGTAGATGCAGGTCCGATTCCTGCTAGGGGCACTGATTAAAAATTTTCAAATGAATACAAGATATGAGGCGGGCTGGATTTTTTGATTAAAATAAGGTATTATCGTTTTGTAAAGTTTTATGGTGGGCGTAGCTCAACGGTTAGAGTTTCGCACTGTGGATGCGAAGGTTGGGGGTCCGAATCCCCTCGCTCACCCTGCTAGAATTTGAAGCTAAAATTTAATACCCTCTACGGGAAATCCGAACCGCTTAACATTTGTTGAGCTTTTTGGTTTGGCAGCGAGTTGACAGAAATCTGTTTTCGTATAGTATTTTAGGGTAAGATCGTGAGCACATCTGCTCATAAAAAATAAGGTCGGATTATTAAGGAGAGGATACAGTGATACTGGATAAGAGTTTAATCCAAAAAGCGATTGAATTGGTAACGCCTGGTGCCGTTGCCATATTGAACAGCGAGGGGACTACATGGGGACCAAAGTTTGCTCATGGGTATGTATACGCAGAAGAATCTGGAGCCGGAGATGTTGAATTCCATTTCGGCGACATAACTGTTCCATGGGATTCAAAATGGGGCGAGCAAAAAGATTTTGCTTATGTTGCATGGAGAAAGCTCAACGCCGCATGGCGCGAGAAGAAATCAACAAGTGAGGTTGTTGCCCTTGATCCTTGGCGACTGCGAGAAAAGGAATTTCTCTATTCCGGAGGGGCATACAGATATGGAATTGCAGTAGGTGTATCAGGGGCCTTGGGTAGAACCGATGAAGCTCTGGCCGAGATGGTTCTTTCTGCGATCATTATGTTAGCAAGGATTGAGGCCGATAAGAGAATGGCTGAGCATAGGATGGAAATATAAAGTTTCAATAAAGGGCTTTGCCCGCTGGGGAATATCAACCTCAGTCTTTTTTTACTCACGCTGCTGTAGTCAAATAGGTTCGAACATCGTATGCCAGACGACCCAAGTTATTATATCGTCCCGTTGGAGGGCCGATTTTATCGAAATTATAACCAAAAGGATTATTTTCGGTTTTTAGTTAATTACGATTGTTGGTATTTACAAAAAATATAAATTGTGGTAAATTAATACTACACTAATTCCAAAAAAATGTTCAAAAATCTTAAAAAGTTTGGTCAACATTTGAAGGAGTTGCGAACCGAAAAGGGGCTAGGATTAAGGGAGTTTTGCAAAATAGTTGATTACGACCCAAGCAATTGGAGCAAAATTGAAAGAGGTATAATTGCTCCTCCGGCAGATGAAGAAATTTTGAGAAAGTGGGCGAAAGTATTGGGTATTTCGGGAAAGGAGGAGGCTTTGAGAGATTTTGTTGACGAGGCAAGCATAGCCCAAGGTATAATTCCCGAAGATATCCTTTCAAAGGAAAATGCAGTTGAGTATTTGCCCGCTTTTTTCCGTACCGTTCGTAATGAAAAGCCGACGAAGGAAGATATTGACAATCTTATCAACACAATAAGAAATGCATAGAGAAGGCTATGAAAAATACCGGTTGAAAAATTCAGGCAGAAAGTATGGGACGATACCATTCCGGTGGATATTGAGAGGATTGTTGAATTTGGCTTAAAAATAGACATAATACCTACGCCTGGATTGGCGAGATTGTCCAACGCGGACGCGCTCATCACTTCCAATTGGGAAGCGGTTTATATTGATAATGCGAAATATATGGACGAGCGTTATCAAAGCCGGATTCGTTTTTCTTTGGCCCACGAAATAGGGCATTTTATTTTACACAAGAAGCTTTACGGAACTTTCGGGATAAACGATATTACAGATTTTTATAAATTTTTTGAGCAAATTTCGACAATTCAATACGGATATTTGGAATCACAGGCAAATAAATTCGCCAATCTCTTATTAATACCTCGCGGCAAATTATCGCAAGAAAGGAATAGTTTTTTGCGGGACTTGGAGGCGATGGGGAATATGCCATCAATTGAAGATGAAAATGTGTTTAATTCATATTTAGCTATTCCTATGGCCAAAGTTTTCGGGGTATCAGAGAAAGTGGCAGAAATAGCGTTGGGCAATATAAGGGGAGAAAAGTAGAAAATAGGGTAAATGGGAAAGCGCCGTGAAATCAATAAGCTTTGATTTTTAATAAATATCTAAGAACTTGGACAAATAAAGGGGAATTTACAATAATTCCTTTACCGCGGCGATTTTGTAGCGCAAATCTTCCATATATGCCTCGTCTTGGAGGATTTTGATTACTTCGGTTATTAGAGCGGATGGTTCCTGACCCTGCTAAAAATTAAGTTCAAATTTGATATGCTGTTTTGTCGTTATCCATTCTTCGGGTTTGGCTTTGAGCTTGATTTTAAAAAA is a window of Candidatus Nealsonbacteria bacterium DGGOD1a DNA encoding:
- the pilM gene encoding type IV pilus assembly protein PilM; protein product: MVEFLSLSKEAFGLEITDTAVRVMKLARRKGKLAAVSLGLAALEKGIIKEGVIQDGEKLAAAIKAALAGAAGEKIRTRYVVVSLPESKAFLQVITMPKLKGNDLRAAVVFEAENYIPLPLEKVYLDFEIVPPVLERPDCCEVLIAAIPREIIDSRVCAIGKAGLIPIVMELESQALARILSKEKEMKSPTVIIQIGDAKTILAVYSENSIRFSFTIPISNRYFIETIMDSVQADAVWAERLKVECGIEEFARPDGAKNSEAEPAGEKRKIFEALVPGLVDFVQQIQKCIRYYQTHEDAGTGSWKKNFDKVLICGSGSNLKGLDEFLALKLNAPVWRAQLPLDFDRAGLKITDQFAENEFGFAVAAGLALRALDQAGGETKTMPKNKIPAPEKNLRGRVRVKSK
- a CDS encoding S26 family signal peptidase — encoded protein: MKKVLKIAILILVSALAIIATIAFWPRRAANPESFAPPCETEHEVFVIRGDSLAPEFADGQEVKLLPRYYDCHSLSAGDAVAYRWAGNKDAPLAKIVKAVAGDRWRMELMPEQNTYQIEVNDQWLKNSEGAPYQIPGKKAKMLLLYANSYPRIPEGACLILGNVLEGSDDSVKFGLAAQENIVGKIKPF
- a CDS encoding helix-turn-helix domain-containing protein, which gives rise to MFKNLKKFGQHLKELRTEKGLGLREFCKIVDYDPSNWSKIERGIIAPPADEEILRKWAKVLGISGKEEALRDFVDEASIAQGIIPEDILSKENAVEYLPAFFRTVRNEKPTKEDIDNLINTIRNA
- a CDS encoding type II secretion system F family protein, encoding MQASNQMAQFSFQSKSIDGKEQKGVREAESEIELAHSLRREGFILIRATPASAARKFRIPTLSFGVSLKDKMFFCKNLQVMASAGLSLPRAVGILADQSGNSVFRRTLNSVKDDMIRGEAFSAAMEKHPNVFSDFLRSMVKVGEETGTLENVLGIAVNQMEKEYSLKSKVKGALVYPTVILTAMVGIGMLMLATVVPQLAATFAELKTELPITTKFVIAAGMFMEKYWWIVAAVFAALVAVAARLIKTKPGKKLYDGVALKFPAINVIVRNVNSAYTLRNLSALIGAGVSLPRALEITSGTVGNVNYQNALLGIEERVKKGEKFSAAIKMFDNLYPATAIQMIAVGEETGETSNILLKLAEFYENEVDEETKNFASIIEPMLMIVIGAVVGFFAISMVQPMYSMMDSV
- a CDS encoding ImmA/IrrE family metallo-endopeptidase, with the translated sequence MDIERIVEFGLKIDIIPTPGLARLSNADALITSNWEAVYIDNAKYMDERYQSRIRFSLAHEIGHFILHKKLYGTFGINDITDFYKFFEQISTIQYGYLESQANKFANLLLIPRGKLSQERNSFLRDLEAMGNMPSIEDENVFNSYLAIPMAKVFGVSEKVAEIALGNIRGEK
- a CDS encoding prepilin-type N-terminal cleavage/methylation domain-containing protein produces the protein MNNTKTSGIISNFFRRARSCAAGRFLRQRRIRFRRAISNGRGGFTIIEMLAAIAVFGLLMAAIGTAIIMIYRTQGYAMEQSMAISEARRGVDIMAKEVRQARYGENGAYPIEKGAGKEFIFYSDVDNDGQTERVRYYLATVNSGSQTKECHSHSQSGWPYWQSPACSVDFSGFLAGTLKSAQVRVSTEGYYGTPSRYAALRADGVELMNNMCQSGCSECIEAWQGTQTFDVTAAAADNSIQFNITGNDKLKAVCDWIDPDHSIKAKFEFFFTEEIPSVGNELRRGVIEPSGSPSSYPANQEQSTIITSYVRNTPPIFTYYDKNGAQIIDDPSILHDTKMVRLHMVVNINPNRAPDDYELEQYVQIRNLKEE
- a CDS encoding prepilin-type N-terminal cleavage/methylation domain-containing protein, giving the protein MDKAKHLRAGKNGFTLIEALVGVALLGIVFSGIFASYRLGMKVVGLSKNRIAATSIANARIEMIRNLNYGSVGVENAELPFAAGILQQAYSQTIDNVEFMISTQVRFISDAADGTGVSDPCNLDFKKADVTVSWQGVYPGSVNLSTNLSPKNKAQEAQSCLDQPGGVLTVTVFDEGGILVPSPNISVYNPVTNNLVAIAAPASGEYSFPLAIGNYRVETSKTAYSAARTYSAGGDDGVAVPDSPNPTVLEGGEVPLSLSIDQVAAISVDGIAPDGQDNFADSFDDAALISASDNIQFLSGDILFSGPPYSANGYAISNAINPVDLTVWDELRFDDDRPAGTGILYQVLHYDGSDWVLVPDSDLSGNSAGFGNSPVNLAGLDKGNYPQIKIKSNLTSGDPDFTPRMHNWQVVWTTASGPAVPGALFHMRGAKTIGEDALGQKIYKYSQDHVLDAAGHLDIFGIDADDYTFSVDPVSGLSLIATDPAVLPIGAPAGGAVAVKLFLRPQNALLATVQNSATLDPIFSAEVRLSNSGIGYDKIQYTDQNGQTYFAPLANGVYNISVGAAGYAGASSTVSVAGLSDLTVDVNQNE